The stretch of DNA CCTTTAGAGGCAATCAGGGAATAAAGATTCAGGAAAATCTACAAAGACTAATGTCTCAACAAAAACCCTTTCCAAGAAAAACAAATGCGAAAAAGATCAAACGAGTTGCCAAAAGAAAAGGCTACAACAGTTCAGAAATCGGCAGAAGCATACAAAGCCCTAAAGAGCCAAACCAAGAAAATACACACAGAAGCATATATAAGGTCAAAAGGGAGAAAGCATGCATCACAGTAACAAACCAGGTGCAACAAaaattcaagctttccaacatgcACTCAGTCAAAATCAAAGCACAACATAGCAGGAGTAAACGGCGAGGGAAAGCAAAACCAACctgagaaaggagaagaatacGTAAGAGGGTTGAAGACGAGGAGGTTAGAGATCACCGTCAAAAGCACTTACAAATCGCTGAACAAACGTTGCAAGGAGAAACACCAAGGAATGTAGGTTTTTAAAAGAAAACAGAAGGagaggagaaaaaagagaagtcACAGCAAAAGCAGATGAGGAGAGAAAACGTTTCTTGAGAGtcaaagttcaaaataaaagcaAAGAGAAACGGAGcatcaaaaaccaattaatggggcattaaaaaccctcACACGTTCCCAAGGCCAGGATGCTAATCCAAAAGCGCGCATTTTTAAAAGGAAGTGAAACGCTCTGCATTCAAAAAAGGAGAACAAAGAAGGAtcaaagtcctaaaactaaagactcgacctcaaaaaggaagaccaagctcgagcaggggcactgttcatatcctgggtcgagctgACCGACTTGAGATGTTCTAcaggcaaagcgaccgacctcttcaggtcaggacaacccgacctcttctcaaaagagctcgaccaagtcacaggaaagcccaacaaagggcccaaacagagaaACACGTcccgaatccaagggcagcccaaaagcccgtagagataaaggcggttcccttgaagataagatgacctcactcaaagataaagataagataagataactatcttatcttcaGAAAGGTCATTCCAcaatattataaatacactggaacacccaggtataactcatactctgattctactcaatacctgcttaatacccttgctaacttaagcatcagagtcccttgcaggtaccccccacccccCGGGGAcgaggatcagcaccatcatcaAGTCCCACAAGTCGGACAACAACAACTCCGACccacacagaagatctcgtccgagatcgacctacagtttcaggtaagcCTCGGAACAAGCATCAATGTTGGAGAGGGTGAAGAAGTCTTTAGGGCATGCCTTGTTGAGGTCCAAGTAGTCAACACACATCCTCCACCTCCCGTTGGCCTTCTTAACTAGGACTACGTTCGACAGCCAAGTCGAGTAGTCAAGTTCCCGGATCAACCCTGCTTCTAACAACCTGGCCGTTTGCTTAGCCACCTCATTCGCTCTCTCCTGGGACATCTTCCTTCATCTTTAGGCCACTGGCCTGGCCTTTACCTTCACAGCCAGGTGGTGTGACATGAACTAGAGGTCGATCCCCGGTATGTCGGCTGGTGTCCATGCAAACAAATCACTATTTGCTCGAATCATCTCCATCAAAGGCTCTTTCAAGTTGTGGGGGAGGTTTCTATTCAAAAAGGTGAATTTGTCTCCGAGTCGCCGACCCTAAACTTTTCCAGGTCTCCTTCAAGCTCTGGTCTTGGTTTATCGTCAATCCTAGCGTCCAGATCGGCTAGGAAAACCCCAGATGCCTCCTTCGACTTCTTTCTTAGGGAGAAGCTGGCATTGTCGCACGTGAAGATCTCCCTTGATGGATCCCACCCACCCATTGTTGGCTTCAAACTTCATTATCAGTATCTTGGTACATATTACCACTGCAAACTCGTTGATTGTTTTCCTCCCCAAGATAAGGTTGAAAGTCATGGAGTCCCTTAGAACAACAAACTTCGCCATTAGCGACCTCTTTCCTTGACCTCCCCCTATGGAGACCGGGAGGGAGATTATTCCATCAGGCTTGATAAAATTATCCCCTAAGCCAACCACCCCGTGCTGGTGTGTTTTCAAGTCGGCTTCCCGGAGGCCCAAGGCGTCGAACACGTTTCGGAACATAATGTTTGAATCGGCTCCGGTATCAACGAGAATTTGCTTGACCAAGCCTATTCCCACTCTTGCTGTGATTACCATGGGAGGGTTCCCTGGCATGTCATCAAACGATCGGTCCCCTGGTGCAAATGATATCACTGGGACTCTTCTAGGGGAAGGCCCATGAGTAGCTGATGACACGGCCAGGACCTTAGCGTATTTTTTTGCTACCAACTTCGATCTCGGTGCAGCGTCCCTCCCAACTACAACATTCACGATAGTGAGGCCACGGTCATTGTCCTCTTCGGGTTCTTGCCTTGGCTTCACAGTACGACCCCTATCTTCGTCAGATCGGTTGCGCTCTCGACTCCTAGGTTCTCTTATGAACTGCGAGAACTCCGTCAGCTTGCCTTCACAGATCGCCTCTTCCAGAGCGTCCTTCAGATCAAAGCAATCTTGGGTTTTATGGCCGAAACCCTTGTGGTAGTCACAGTAGAGGTTCTTGTTTCCTCCGGTTCTGTCCTTGAGCTGGCGAGGCTTCGACAAGATGCCTTGGTCAGCTATCTGTTGGTACACCTCGACGATCAGGGCCGTCAAAGGGGTATAGTTAGTGAACTTTCCTACCCAGGGGAAAGGCTTGAAGGGTTTAGTTGGCCCTCCGTCTTTGGAGTGCTCCTTAGGCATTTTCCCGTTCCCGGGATGACGAGTAGGATGATAGGCGGGCTGCCATTTGTTGGCTGTCTTCACTTGGCTGACCTCCTCGTCGTTGATGTACTCTCTCGTCACATTCTAGATTTCCTGCATTGTCCACACAGGTTTGGTGGTGAGGTGTTTCTAAAAGTCTTTATTCAATAGCCCGTTTGTCAGGCAAAGGCTGGCCACCGAATCGGTCAAGCCATCAATCTCTAGGCACTCATCGTTGAACCTATCCAGATACATCCTGGTCAATTCCTCGCTTCTTTGGGTCACCCCTAGAAGGTTGATCGGATGTTTGGCCTTGGCCATACGCGTGGTAAATTGTGCTAGAAAGTCTCGGGTTATGTCCACGAAAGTTGTCACGGACCCCTGAGGGAGCGCATTGAACCACCAAATTGCCGATCCTACCAGGGTCACAGGGAAGGCGTGACATCTCACCTCATCACCCACACCCTCCAGGTTCATCCTGGCCTCAAAGGCCGTTAGGTGTTCCTTGGGGTCTTGTGTTCTGTCATATCTCATGTATGTTGGCTTGTCGAAGTGTTTCGGCAGTCGGACCTCGAGAATAGAGTGGTGGAAAGGCATCGCTCCCAGGATTATAGGGTTTCATCGCCTTCTCAGTCTCTCCCTGCTTTCTTCCCGGTCTTCCTCTTTGGCGTGTCTTGCTAAGGGTCGAATGTAGATTATAGGGTCTTGCCGTCTTCTCAGCACTTCCCTACTTTCCCCCTGGTCCTCAGACTCCGCGCAGGTCACGGGGGGTCGGAAACCCGTTGCATGCCTGGCATGGTGCCTCCAGGGGCTTCTATCTTGGGATTCCCTTCTCCTCTGAGGAGACTGGGAGCGAGGTTGGCTCGGGCCGGGCTGGTAGCGCTCCTTGGTCACCAACTCTTGCATTATTCTTGCCCTGTCGCTTTTCGTTCCTCTGAAAGAGTGCCTTTCCCAAGAACGGGAAGGAAGCTCGTCCCTCTGGGAAGGGGATCTCGTGCGTTCGTGGGAAGAAACCAAAGAGGCCGCCCTACTGGTTCGGTGAGCGTTCTCCTCTACACACGGCTCGCCTTCATCCTCTCCTTTCACTGGACCCAACAGAAAATCCATTCAGACTAGAGGTTCCCCGGTAACAGCGTCAATGTTCGGGGAGTCGGTTCCCAAACGGGTCTGAAGTACTATGAGTGTGAGGTGGTTGGAGGGGACTTGGATCTGGGTCACTGGTGAGAGAGTGGATCTCCTGGGTTGGTGTTGGCGAGTGAGGACTAGAGCTTCCCGACCTCCCGGGTTGTTGGAGCAATGAGGGGGGAGCCACCTGCAAAAAGGGCTCTGATGCTCAAAAAGGGATATAATATACTAAGATTTCGTAATAATAAGGGCGTTGatataagaaaatataagatacacacacacacacacataggATTTTGAAAGAAATACGTACCAAGTACTAATCTTCACCTGCAAAAAAAGGCCGGCTAAAAAGTTGTATTACAACTAGAAGTATACTCAAAATACAATTCTGTTTCTCTAAAgttaaacctctaagagggataCACAATTACTTATACAAAGTGGAGAATACATATAAACTAGGTACAAAATATAACTCCCAAAGGAAAGTCTTCGCTTCCCAGAAAGAGTCCAGAATGCTCAATGAGATGCGTcatgtcctgcatctgaaaacaacaaaaTCCTACAACGGGTGAGAACCCGAACGTTCCCAGTAAAATAACAGTTCCATGTTAAGACAATGTAAAACTATACGAACTTACTAAGCAATCCTAAACTCCAACAATTTATATCCAAGCCTGGGGTCACACTAATCCAAAAATATGGTAATTAAGCTAAGAATTCCACTATACTAGTAATTCATAATCTCAGTCCTTCACAACACCTCTCAGCCTTTCTCTTTTCTATATCACAGTCCATCAGCATATGATTCAGTAATTCAGTATCACAACTCAGTTTTTCACAAACTTCCAATCACCATATTCTTATCAGAAACAACCCTCAGCGTCACCATTGCCAGCAtaagggatctctcagttgttcAAACACATACAAAACAATATAAAGAATACacaaatagagaaaatagataaaGCAATTAGCTTAAATAGCATATAGATACAATTATTCAACAAGGAAAGCCAAATACAAGATGCACACCCAATCAATACACACAaatgcaaatgatgcatgcctgtcctaatGGCCATGAGCTCACATGTTGGTTAAACTGGCAGAACCCGACATATTCAGTAGCTAACCCAGATATCATCTTTCTACACAAAGAAAATTCTCAATCTTTTATAAGGGAATCTTCAACCTTCCGATTAGAGAGAGATTGTGATGTAACGATAGAAAATCCTCAACCTAATTCATTCATACCATAGCCAGAAATTGGATCAAAGGGAATCCTCAACCTTCTCCATTCAATTTTTCAATGTAACAAGAGAGAAAATTCTCAACCCCACTTGCTCATTGCAACAAGAGAGGAAATTCTCAACCTCAACTTATCTATCACAGCAACAGAGAGAATCCTCAATCTCAACTTGCCTATTCATAAGCGGAACAAAGCCACTGTCCTCACTACATCAATCTAAATCTCATTTCCATCAAGCATAATCTCAATCATaaccaaaaatcaaattaataatacaaaattgaACCGAAAGAAATTCTCAACCTTCTATCCAACTTCCCGATACGACAAGAGAGAGAATCCTCAACCTCAAGCTTGTTCACCACAACAAGAGAGGAAATCTTCAACCTCAGCTTGTCTATCCATAAGCGGGATCAAACCACCATCCTCACAATGTCAATCATAATGTCTTCTCAATTATAATCATGACACAAGAGAGGGAATCCTCAACCTCAACTCGTCTATTCATTCcgggatatagtgcccgtcacactcttgggatatagtgtccGTCACACTTTTCAATCTTAGCTTTCATCCTAAGGGTCACATAATCCCTCGCTTTTTGATCTAAGCCTCAAGTCAATTCGATTCCATTATGATCACAATCCTAACTCATAATTTTGTATAACCCCATCTGTTATTTAGAGCAACACTCTTGTGATATAATACCCATCACACTTCAATCATAATTTCATCATAATCCCCATTCACCTCTATAAACGTATAATCAGAGAAAATCCTCAACTTCCCCAATTCGCAATCAATTTATCAAGTTTAGGTTcattaatttcaatattttatcaACTATCAACTCCATTAACTCGTGAGAGGTATAATACCACTGTTCTCATCGCGGGCGAGACGAATCCCATGTCATCCGGTTTAACCAATCGTTTATTcgagaataatttaatttaatgccAAGTGCTCCGTAATCAACCTAAGCATCCAAATTTAGACCAATGTCAACCAAGCATCCAAGCTCTCAACAATTAAGCtataacacaaaaaattacaattttctCAACCTAGGTTCATAGAATTAGAAAATTCAAAAGGAAAAAAGCTTTCTCACCTCAGCCCATTCAGAATCTATGCTAGAGTATTCCTTAaagaaccaaaatcacaagattttaaCTCACATATACTAAAAATGTGAATTCAGTGGGGAACTCGAAAATGGAGCAAGAATTTCGGATTTACTCACCACAATAGTTAATGGAATTGAAGAGGATGAGGAGAGCAATGTGTAGCTACAAATGACTCGTTAATTGGAACTACAGATTAAAAGTTATGAGGGATGAAAAATTATAGTGAATAATAACTTAGGGTTTgctctcttcctctcttctcctctctacATGCCCTCTCTCACTCTCGACTGAAATGAGAGTTAATAGTGATGAAATGAGGATTACAACATGGGCCCATTTGCAATTTTGAGCCGGATGGCCTTACCTTaggccaaaatctttaaaataagtatccggattttattctaaatatttttcttgtcatttttaCAGTTCTAATTTTATCACTCGCAGTACCGAACAAATTTAAGCCAGTACAGTTAATTTTAACGCCGATACACGTTTTTTCGCAATTGATTATATTTTTGCActcacattttattttctaaattaaattctCACTAgcatttttgaataatttaatttaatgccTTCAATATATTCACACTCATTCGAGAGCCTAAAAATTAGTTTCGAACCTTAAACAGAGGTTATAGAGGTGAAAACACATATTGGATAAGCAAAAACAGTTAAAATTAACATTATCTGAAAAATAGGGCAGTCATGCATACGCACGAGTTCACCTTTGCGCGTATGCACGAAAACGCGCacaaaatttgtttatttttaaaatgcaggtcgtgcgtacgcatgggttGTGTGTACGCATGACTTGGCTTTTGTGCATACGCATGGGTTGTGCGTACACGACCCCAATTTTCTGCAACTTCTGCATAATCCATTTTTTAACATCAATTTTCAATCATTtataactttctctacaaaattctattttctttctttcttaaacCGATTTAAAGCTTTCATCATCACCTTTAATTTAAGGAAAATTTCATCCAAATCCAAGTATCGAGCACTAAGTTATGGTTCGTCGAAGTGTCAAGTTATGCCTCGTCG from Arachis duranensis cultivar V14167 chromosome 4, aradu.V14167.gnm2.J7QH, whole genome shotgun sequence encodes:
- the LOC107485192 gene encoding uncharacterized protein LOC107485192, giving the protein MPKEHSKDGGPTKPFKPFPWVGKFTNYTPLTALIVEVYQQIADQGILSKPRQLKDRTGGNKNLYCDYHKGFGHKTQDCFDLKDALEEAICEGKLTEFSQFIREPRSRERNRSDEDRGRTVKPRQEPEEDNDRGLTIVNVVVGRDAAPRSKLVAKKYAKVLAVSSATHGPSPRRVPVISFAPGDRSFDDMPGNPPMVITARVGIGLVKQILVDTGADSNIMFRNVFDALGLREADLKTHQHGVVGLGDNFIKPDGIISLPVSIGGGQGKRSLMAKFVVLRDSMTFNLILGRKTINEFAVVICTKILIMKFEANNGWVGSIKGDLHVRQCQLLPKKEVEGGIWGFPSRSGR